The following proteins come from a genomic window of Malus sylvestris chromosome 4, drMalSylv7.2, whole genome shotgun sequence:
- the LOC126618599 gene encoding pyruvate decarboxylase 2-like — MDTKIGSLDVCKPTCTGVGSLPNGAALAIQSSAPSLINSSDATLGGHIARRLVQISVTDVFTVPGDFNLTLLDHLIAEPGLTNIGCCNELNAGYAADGYARSRGVGACVVTFTVGGLSVLNAIAGAYSESLPLICIVGGPNSNDYGTHRILHHTIGLPDFSQELTCFQTVTCYQAVVNNLEDAHEMIDTAISTALKESKPVYISISCNLAGIAHPTFSLDPVPFSLSPRLSNHLGLEAAVEAAAEFFNKAVKPVMVGGPKLRVAHAGDAFVELADASGYALAVMPSAKGLVPEHHPHFIGTYWGAVSTAFCAEIVESADAYLFAGPIFNDYSSVGYSLLLKKEKAIVVQPDHVTIANGPSFGCVLMKDFLRALAKRLKHNKTAHENYSRIFVPNGHPLKSAPKEPLRVNVLFHHIQNMLSSETAVIAETGDSWFNCQKLKLPAGCGYEFQMQYGSIGWSVGATLGYAQAVTEKRVIAFIGDGSFQVTVQDVSTMIRNGQKNIIFLINNGGYTIEAEIHDGPYNVIKNWNYTGLVDAIHNGEGKCWTTKVCCEEELIEAIETATGAKKDSLCFIEVIAHKDDTSKELLEWGSRVSAANSRPPNPQ; from the exons ATGGACACCAAAATTGGTTCGCTTGACGTCTGCAAGCCTACGTGCACCGGCGTCGGCAGCCTACCGAACGGCGCCGCTTTGGCAATCCAAAGCTCTGCCCCCTCCCTCATCAACTCCTCTGACGCCACTCTGGGTGGCCACATCGCCCGCCGACTTGTCCAAATCAGCGTCACGGACGTGTTCACTGTCCCAGGTGACTTTAACTTAACCCTCCTAGACCACCTCATTGCCGAGCCTGGGCTCACCAACATCGGCTGCTGCAACGAACTCAATGCCGGGTACGCTGCTGACGGCTACGCTCGGTCGCGGGGAGTCGGGGCGTGTGTTGTTACTTTCACTGTGGGTGGGCTCAGTGTTCTCAATGCTATCGCGGGAGCTTACAGTGAGAGTCTGCCATTGATTTGTATAGTTGGAGGACCCAACTCGAATGATTACGGGACGCACAGGATTCTTCACCACACTATTGGGTTACCGGATTTTAGCCAAGAGTTGACATGCTTCCAGACCGTCACTTGCTATCAG GCTGTGGTAAATAATCTGGAAGATGCTCATGAAATGATTGATACCGCAATTTCAACCGCCTTGAAAGAAAGCAAGCCTGTTTATATCAGCATAAGCTGCAACTTGGCTGGAATTGCTCATCCAACTTTTAGCCTGGATCCTGTTCCCTTCTCATTGTCTCCAAG ATTGAGTAATCATTTGGGCTTAGAGGCTGCCGTGGAGGCGGCTGCAGAGTTCTTTAACAAGGCAGTGAAGCCGGTTATGGTAGGGGGGCCTAAACTTCGAGTTGCACATGCTGGCGATGCCTTTGTTGAACTAGCTGATGCTAGTGGTTATGCGCTCGCTGTCATGCCATCTGCAAAGGGCCTTGTGCCAGAGCACCACCCCCATTTCATTGGAACATACTGGGGTGCTGTGAGCACTGCCTTTTGCGCCGAGATTGTGGAGTCCGCAGATGCATACTTGTTTGCTGGACCGATTTTCAATGACTACAGCTCTGTTGGATACTCTCTGCTTCTCAAGAAAGAGAAGGCAATTGTGGTGCAGCCTGATCACGTGACCATAGCAAATGGCCCTTCATTTGGTTGTGTTCTCATGAAGGATTTCCTCCGAGCTCTGGCAAAGAGGCTCAAGCACAACAAAACTGCTCATGAGAACTACAGCAGGATCTTTGTTCCCAACGGACACCCTCTAAAGTCTGCACCGAAAGAACCTTTGAGGGTTAATGTTCTGTTCCACCACATCCAGAATATGCTGTCAAGTGAAACTGCTGTGATTGCTGAGACAGGGGACTCATGGTTTAACTGCCAGAAACTGAAATTGCCGGCTGGTTGCGG GTATGAGTTCCAAATGCAGTATGGATCAATTGGTTGGTCAGTTGGAGCTACTCTTGGGTATGCTCAAGCTGTTACTGAGAAGCGTGTGATTGCTTTCATCGGCGATGGGAGTTTCCAG GTGACTGTTCAAGATGTGTCCACCATGATTCGAAATGGGCAGAAGAACATCATCTTCCTGATAAACAACGGCGGATACACAATTGAGGCGGAGATCCATGACGGACCCTACAATGTGATCAAGAACTGGAACTACACTGGACTAGTTGATGCCATCCACAACGGGGAGGGCAAGTGCTGGACAACCAAG GTCTGTTGCGAAGAGGAGCTGATTGAAGCGATTGAGACTGCAACAGGGGCGAAGAAGGATAGCTTGTGCTTCATTGAGGTGATAGCCCACAAGGACGATACCAGCAAAGAGTTGCTTGAGTGGGGGTCTAGGGTTTCTGCTGCCAACAGCCGCCCACCCAACCCTCAGTAA